A window from Streptomyces sp. NBC_00335 encodes these proteins:
- the ilvC gene encoding ketol-acid reductoisomerase yields the protein MAELFYENDADLSIIQGRKVAVIGYGSQGHAHALSLRDSGVDVVVGLHEGSKSKAKAEEQGLKVLPVAEAAAWANVIMILTPDPLQAEIYAASIESHLEEGDALFFGHGFNVRYGFIKPPTNVDVALVAPKGPGHLVRRQYEEGRGVPCIAAVEQDFTGSAFELALSYAAGIGGTRAGVIKTTFTEETETDLFGEQAVLCGGASALVKAGFETLTEAGYQPEIAYFECLHELKLIVDLMYEGGLEKMRWSVSETAEWGDYITGPRIITDATKAEMKKVLAEIQSGEFANTWMAEYKAGLPKYNEYKSADEAHLLETTGKKLRKLMSWVDNDES from the coding sequence GTGGCCGAGCTGTTCTACGAGAACGACGCCGACCTGTCCATCATCCAGGGCCGCAAGGTCGCGGTCATCGGTTACGGCAGCCAGGGCCACGCCCACGCGCTGTCGCTCCGTGACTCCGGCGTCGACGTCGTCGTCGGCCTGCACGAGGGCTCGAAGTCCAAGGCCAAGGCCGAGGAGCAGGGCCTGAAGGTCCTGCCCGTCGCCGAAGCCGCGGCCTGGGCGAACGTCATCATGATCCTGACCCCGGACCCGCTCCAGGCCGAGATCTACGCCGCCTCCATCGAGTCGCACCTGGAAGAGGGCGACGCGCTCTTCTTCGGCCACGGCTTCAACGTCCGCTACGGCTTCATCAAGCCCCCCACCAACGTGGACGTCGCCCTGGTCGCGCCGAAGGGCCCGGGTCACCTGGTCCGTCGTCAGTACGAGGAAGGCCGCGGCGTGCCCTGCATCGCCGCCGTCGAGCAGGACTTCACCGGCTCCGCCTTCGAGCTCGCGCTGTCGTACGCGGCGGGCATCGGCGGCACGCGCGCCGGCGTCATCAAGACCACGTTCACCGAGGAGACCGAGACCGACCTGTTCGGTGAGCAGGCCGTTCTCTGTGGTGGCGCCTCCGCGCTGGTGAAGGCCGGTTTCGAGACGCTGACCGAGGCCGGTTACCAGCCCGAGATCGCGTACTTCGAGTGCCTGCACGAGCTGAAGCTCATCGTCGACCTCATGTACGAGGGCGGCCTGGAGAAGATGCGCTGGTCGGTCTCCGAGACCGCCGAGTGGGGCGACTACATCACCGGTCCCCGCATCATCACGGACGCCACCAAGGCCGAGATGAAGAAGGTCCTCGCGGAGATCCAGAGCGGCGAGTTCGCCAACACCTGGATGGCCGAGTACAAGGCCGGTCTGCCGAAGTACAACGAGTACAAGAGCGCCGACGAGGCGCACCTGCTGGAGACCACCGGCAAGAAGCTGCGCAAGCTGATGAGCTGGGTCGACAACGACGAGAGCTGA
- the ilvN gene encoding acetolactate synthase small subunit, with amino-acid sequence MSKHTLSVLVENTPGILARIAALFSRRGFNIDSLAVGVTEHPDISRITIVVNVEDLPLEQVTKQLNKLVNVLKIVELEHVNAIERELVLVKVRADNETRSQIVEIVQLFRAKTVDVSPEAVTIEATGGTDKLGAMLKMLEPFGIKELVQSGTIAIGRGGRSITDRSLRALDRSA; translated from the coding sequence ATGTCCAAGCACACGCTCTCCGTCCTGGTCGAGAACACGCCCGGCATCCTCGCCCGGATCGCCGCACTGTTCTCCCGACGCGGGTTCAACATCGACTCCCTCGCGGTCGGTGTCACCGAGCACCCCGACATCTCGCGCATCACCATCGTCGTGAACGTCGAGGACCTCCCGCTGGAGCAGGTGACCAAGCAGCTCAACAAGCTGGTCAACGTGCTCAAGATCGTCGAGCTGGAGCACGTTAACGCCATCGAGCGCGAACTCGTTCTGGTGAAGGTCCGCGCCGACAACGAGACGCGCTCGCAGATCGTCGAGATCGTCCAGCTGTTCCGCGCCAAGACCGTCGACGTCTCCCCGGAGGCCGTCACCATCGAGGCCACCGGCGGCACCGACAAGCTGGGCGCGATGCTCAAGATGCTGGAGCCCTTCGGCATCAAGGAGCTCGTCCAGTCCGGGACGATCGCCATAGGGCGCGGCGGCCGGTCCATCACGGACCGCAGCCTGCGCGCGCTCGACCGCAGCGCCTGA
- a CDS encoding acetolactate synthase large subunit, translating into MPMTEQATGAHHPQPRPRSGGHQTAAVEHVTGAQSLIRSLEEVGCDTVFGIPGGCILPAYDPMMDSKKVRHILVRHEQGAGHAATGYAQATGKVGVCMATSGPGATNLVTPIADAHMDSVPLIAITGQVSSKAIGTDAFQEADIVGITMPITKHNFLVTKADDIARTIAEAFHIASTGRPGPVLVDIAKDALQAKTTFSWPPTQDLPGYRPVTKPHAKQIREAAKMIAAAKRPVLYVGGGVMKAGATAELKVLAELTGVPVVTTLMALGSIPDSHPQNVGMPGMHGAVTAVTALQKSDLLIALGTRFDDRVTGKLDSFAPFAKVIHADIDPAEIGKNRAVDVPIVGDAREVIADLIQAVQAEVNDGNAGDYTAWWKDLNRWRDTYPLGYDLPEDGTLSPQQVIERIGQLAPKGTIYTAGVGQHQMWASHFVNYEEPRTWLNSGGAGTMGYAVPAAMGAKVGMPERTVWAIDGDGCFQMTNQELATCALNNIPIKVAIINNGALGMVRQWQTLFYNQRYSNTVLHAGETGTDTAVGSQLGESAAPRMGTRVPDFVKLSEAMGCVALRCEDPADLDKVIAEANAINDRPVVIDFIVHEDAMVWPMVAAGTSNDEVMAARGVRPDFGDNEDD; encoded by the coding sequence ATGCCGATGACCGAGCAGGCCACCGGGGCCCACCATCCGCAGCCGCGGCCCCGTTCCGGCGGACACCAGACCGCCGCAGTTGAGCACGTCACGGGTGCGCAGTCCCTCATCCGCTCTCTCGAAGAGGTGGGGTGCGACACCGTCTTCGGCATTCCGGGAGGCTGCATCCTCCCGGCGTACGACCCGATGATGGACAGCAAGAAGGTCCGCCACATCCTGGTCCGCCACGAGCAGGGCGCCGGCCACGCCGCCACCGGCTACGCGCAGGCCACCGGAAAGGTCGGCGTCTGTATGGCCACCTCCGGTCCGGGGGCCACGAACCTGGTGACGCCGATCGCCGACGCGCACATGGACTCCGTGCCGCTGATCGCGATCACCGGCCAGGTCTCCTCCAAGGCGATCGGCACCGACGCCTTCCAGGAGGCGGACATCGTCGGCATCACCATGCCGATCACCAAGCACAACTTCCTGGTCACCAAGGCCGATGACATCGCCCGGACCATCGCCGAGGCCTTCCACATCGCCTCCACCGGCCGCCCGGGCCCGGTCCTGGTCGACATCGCCAAGGACGCCCTGCAGGCGAAGACCACCTTCTCGTGGCCGCCGACCCAGGACCTCCCCGGCTACCGGCCGGTGACCAAGCCGCACGCCAAGCAGATCCGCGAGGCCGCCAAGATGATCGCCGCCGCCAAGCGGCCGGTCCTCTACGTCGGCGGCGGCGTCATGAAGGCCGGCGCGACCGCCGAGCTGAAGGTCCTCGCCGAGCTCACCGGCGTCCCGGTCGTCACCACCCTGATGGCCCTGGGCTCCATCCCGGACAGCCACCCGCAGAACGTCGGCATGCCCGGCATGCACGGTGCCGTCACCGCCGTGACCGCGCTCCAGAAGTCGGACCTGCTGATCGCGCTCGGCACCCGCTTCGACGACCGGGTCACCGGCAAGCTGGACAGCTTCGCCCCCTTCGCCAAGGTCATCCACGCGGACATCGACCCGGCCGAAATCGGCAAGAACCGCGCCGTGGACGTCCCGATCGTCGGTGACGCCCGCGAGGTCATCGCCGACCTGATCCAGGCCGTCCAGGCCGAGGTCAACGACGGCAACGCCGGCGACTACACCGCCTGGTGGAAGGACCTCAACCGCTGGCGCGACACGTACCCGCTGGGCTACGACCTGCCCGAGGACGGCACGCTCTCCCCCCAGCAGGTCATCGAGCGGATCGGCCAGCTGGCACCGAAGGGCACCATCTACACGGCCGGCGTCGGCCAGCACCAGATGTGGGCCTCGCACTTCGTCAACTACGAAGAGCCCCGCACCTGGCTGAACTCCGGCGGCGCCGGAACCATGGGCTACGCGGTCCCCGCCGCGATGGGCGCCAAGGTCGGCATGCCGGAGCGCACCGTCTGGGCGATCGACGGCGACGGCTGTTTCCAGATGACCAATCAGGAACTGGCCACCTGCGCCCTGAACAACATCCCGATCAAGGTCGCGATCATCAACAACGGTGCGCTGGGCATGGTCCGCCAGTGGCAGACCCTGTTCTACAACCAGCGGTACTCGAACACCGTGCTGCACGCGGGCGAGACGGGCACCGACACGGCCGTCGGCTCCCAGCTCGGTGAGTCGGCCGCCCCCCGCATGGGCACCCGCGTCCCGGACTTCGTCAAACTGTCCGAGGCCATGGGCTGCGTGGCACTGCGCTGCGAGGACCCGGCCGACCTGGACAAGGTCATCGCCGAGGCCAACGCGATCAACGACCGTCCGGTCGTCATCGACTTCATCGTCCACGAGGACGCCATGGTGTGGCCGATGGTCGCCGCCGGCACCTCGAACGACGAGGTCATGGCCGCACGGGGCGTCCGCCCCGACTTCGGCGACAACGAAGACGACTGA
- a CDS encoding putative bifunctional diguanylate cyclase/phosphodiesterase produces MSTPGAALLTRRPLTGGGGGSSGKALAMQLLLAVVSSGYAVGAALGWGSEELAEIMGDFGLSAAGLLAAVSCFTYARAIDSRERPAWLLFAFSSLMGCCGNAVWGWYEVVLGEAVPKPSLADFAFLCFAPPAIVGLLVLAKRPVTRAGWVCLGLDSWLIGGSLLTLSWSLALAHAARTAQSGAPGSVPRAALSLAYPLLDIALVSMVLVLHFRRSETNRSAVNTAIAALALTVLSDALFTSPLLSAEYQSGQLLDAGWFAGSLLLAYAPWGARRMHPGPGSGHDPVAHARVERPHSRPITGSLPALTPYLAAAVCTLGILYNVVDGRKVDRVVVFTGCTVVLALVIRQGIMLLDNIALTQELAQKENHFRSLVQGSSDVIMIAAPTGTLRYVSPAAAGVYGREAEELVGTELATLIHPEDLGRVVHEVRRFLAAPPAEEPTTRIECRFRSGDGEWLNVESTVNRHQGGLILNSRDVTERVRLQAQLQHSAEHDPLTDLPNRALFTRRVRQALSGRRAGDHSTAVLFIDLDGFKAVNDTIGHQAGDELLIEAARRLQDSVRAGDTAARLGGDEFAALILGDGNRDRSAREYQVHEIADRLRTTLAQPYRIAGSEVRVAASIGVAFADPGITPSDLMRNADLAMYRAKAAGKDRVEMYAPQMQAEVVRKAELAGRLRTALHDGEFALLHQPVVSLASGEISAVVAQARWRSAQGILFTPAEFLRVAEYSEGGHPAVPDASRTAELGRWLLEEAVGQAAERHRAGHDVPVAVRMTAQRLLDRSMPLGSVEALLTRNGLPSGALVLELAVSDPRVPFDDLERRLAALRRLGVLIALDGFGSGYAAISALRRLPVDMLKLDRGLVEGVVESPRLHKITAGLLRIANDLGMQSVAEGVDLPEQVMALRAMGCSHGQGMAFSGPLDEYRLRRALVRGTFPVPGGAAQPALAGGSPGGSMVIHRGSHNETPVPPA; encoded by the coding sequence GTGAGCACCCCGGGGGCGGCGCTGCTGACCCGCAGGCCCCTCACCGGCGGCGGTGGTGGCAGTAGCGGCAAGGCGCTGGCGATGCAGCTCCTCCTCGCGGTGGTCAGCAGCGGGTACGCCGTCGGCGCCGCCCTCGGCTGGGGCTCCGAGGAACTCGCCGAGATCATGGGCGACTTCGGGCTCAGCGCCGCCGGCCTGCTGGCCGCCGTCTCCTGTTTCACCTACGCCCGCGCCATCGACAGCCGGGAGCGTCCGGCCTGGCTGCTGTTCGCGTTCTCCTCGCTCATGGGCTGCTGCGGCAACGCGGTCTGGGGCTGGTACGAGGTGGTCCTCGGCGAGGCCGTGCCGAAGCCCTCGCTCGCCGACTTCGCCTTCCTCTGCTTCGCGCCGCCCGCCATCGTGGGCCTGCTCGTCCTCGCGAAGCGCCCCGTCACCCGAGCGGGCTGGGTCTGCCTCGGCCTCGACTCCTGGCTCATCGGCGGCTCCCTGCTCACCCTCTCCTGGAGCCTTGCCCTCGCGCACGCCGCGCGCACCGCCCAGTCCGGCGCCCCCGGCAGCGTCCCGCGCGCGGCCCTCTCGCTGGCCTACCCGCTCCTGGACATCGCGCTCGTCTCGATGGTGCTGGTGCTGCACTTCCGCCGCTCCGAGACCAACCGCTCCGCCGTGAACACCGCCATCGCGGCCCTCGCCCTGACCGTGCTGAGCGACGCGCTGTTCACCTCGCCGCTGCTCAGCGCCGAGTACCAGTCGGGCCAGCTCCTCGACGCCGGCTGGTTCGCCGGCTCGCTCCTCCTCGCGTACGCGCCCTGGGGCGCCCGCCGCATGCACCCCGGCCCCGGCTCCGGCCACGACCCCGTCGCCCACGCGCGCGTCGAGCGGCCGCACAGCCGCCCCATCACCGGCTCCCTGCCCGCCCTCACCCCGTACCTCGCGGCGGCCGTCTGCACCCTCGGCATCCTCTACAACGTGGTGGACGGCCGGAAGGTCGACCGGGTCGTCGTCTTCACGGGCTGCACGGTCGTGCTCGCCCTGGTCATCCGCCAGGGCATCATGCTGCTCGACAACATCGCGCTGACCCAGGAACTGGCCCAGAAGGAGAACCACTTCCGCTCCCTGGTCCAGGGTTCCAGCGACGTCATCATGATCGCCGCGCCCACCGGCACCCTGCGCTACGTCAGCCCCGCCGCCGCCGGGGTCTACGGCCGCGAGGCGGAGGAGCTGGTCGGCACCGAGCTGGCCACCCTGATCCACCCGGAGGACCTGGGCCGCGTCGTCCACGAGGTGCGCCGCTTCCTGGCCGCGCCGCCTGCCGAGGAGCCGACCACCCGCATCGAGTGCCGGTTCAGATCGGGCGACGGCGAGTGGCTCAATGTGGAGTCCACCGTCAACCGCCACCAGGGCGGCCTCATCCTGAACAGCCGCGACGTCACCGAGCGGGTCCGGCTCCAGGCCCAGCTCCAGCACAGTGCCGAGCACGACCCGCTCACCGACCTCCCCAACCGGGCCCTGTTCACCCGCCGGGTCCGCCAGGCCCTCAGCGGCCGACGGGCCGGGGACCACAGCACCGCCGTGCTCTTCATCGACCTCGACGGGTTCAAGGCGGTCAACGACACCATCGGCCACCAGGCCGGCGACGAGCTGCTCATCGAAGCCGCCCGCCGGCTCCAGGACTCGGTCCGCGCCGGGGACACCGCGGCCCGCCTCGGCGGCGACGAGTTCGCGGCACTGATCCTGGGCGACGGCAACCGCGACCGCAGCGCCCGCGAGTACCAGGTCCACGAGATCGCCGACCGGCTGCGCACCACCCTCGCCCAGCCCTACCGGATCGCCGGCAGCGAGGTCCGGGTCGCCGCCAGCATCGGCGTGGCCTTCGCGGACCCCGGCATCACCCCTTCGGACCTGATGCGCAACGCGGATCTCGCGATGTACCGGGCCAAGGCGGCCGGCAAGGACCGGGTCGAGATGTACGCGCCCCAGATGCAGGCCGAGGTCGTCCGCAAGGCCGAGCTGGCGGGGCGGCTGCGCACCGCGCTGCACGACGGAGAGTTCGCCCTGCTGCACCAGCCCGTGGTCTCCCTGGCCTCGGGGGAGATCTCGGCCGTGGTGGCGCAGGCCCGGTGGCGTTCCGCCCAGGGGATCTTGTTCACCCCCGCCGAGTTCCTGCGGGTCGCCGAGTACAGCGAGGGCGGGCATCCGGCCGTGCCGGACGCCTCCCGCACCGCCGAGCTGGGGCGCTGGCTGCTGGAGGAGGCCGTCGGGCAGGCCGCCGAGCGCCACCGGGCCGGGCACGACGTCCCCGTGGCCGTACGGATGACCGCGCAGCGGCTGCTGGACCGGTCGATGCCGCTGGGCTCCGTGGAGGCCCTGCTGACCCGCAACGGGCTGCCGTCGGGCGCGCTCGTCCTGGAGCTCGCCGTCTCCGACCCCAGGGTGCCCTTCGACGACCTGGAGCGCCGCCTGGCGGCACTGCGCCGGCTCGGGGTACTGATCGCCCTGGACGGCTTCGGCAGCGGTTACGCGGCCATCAGCGCGCTGCGCCGGCTCCCCGTGGACATGCTCAAGCTCGACCGCGGGCTGGTCGAGGGGGTCGTGGAGTCCCCCCGGCTGCACAAGATCACCGCGGGTCTGTTGCGGATCGCAAACGACCTCGGCATGCAGTCGGTGGCGGAGGGCGTGGACCTCCCGGAGCAGGTCATGGCACTGCGCGCGATGGGCTGCAGCCATGGGCAGGGAATGGCCTTCTCCGGACCCCTGGACGAGTACAGGCTGCGGCGAGCGCTCGTGCGCGGTACGTTCCCAGTACCGGGCGGCGCGGCCCAACCCGCGTTGGCCGGTGGTTCCCCAGGGGGCTCGATGGTTATCCACAGAGGCTCACATAATGAGACGCCCGTCCCACCCGCTTGA
- a CDS encoding 2-hydroxyacid dehydrogenase, with product MTAEIPETLDVWLPFPAEEVEGLPDSFRYRQWDGEETFPADPAACVFYVTPYMKSPAVTLRPLPAMPHLRVVQTLTAGVDHVLGGLGDLAPGVRLCNAKGVHDASTAELTLTLILASLRGIPGMVRGQDREEWRFGFYEALADKSVLIIGYGAVGAAIEDRLAPFECERIVRVARTARTTARGPVHALAELPQLLPGADVVILSTPLTEETRGLAGAEFLGRMKDGALLVNVARGPVVDTKSLLAEVESGRLRAALDVTDPEPLPSGHPLWHAPGVLITPHVGGSSSAFEPRAKRLVARQLRKFAAGEPVDNTVLITE from the coding sequence ATGACCGCAGAGATTCCCGAGACCCTCGACGTTTGGCTCCCCTTCCCCGCCGAGGAGGTCGAGGGACTGCCCGATTCCTTCCGCTACCGGCAGTGGGACGGTGAGGAGACCTTCCCGGCCGATCCGGCCGCCTGCGTCTTCTACGTCACCCCGTACATGAAGTCCCCGGCCGTCACCCTGCGCCCGCTGCCCGCGATGCCGCACCTGCGGGTCGTCCAGACCTTGACCGCCGGGGTCGACCACGTCTTGGGCGGCCTCGGTGACCTGGCCCCCGGCGTACGGCTGTGCAACGCCAAGGGCGTCCACGACGCGAGCACCGCCGAGCTCACCCTCACCCTGATCCTGGCCTCCCTGCGCGGGATCCCCGGCATGGTGCGCGGCCAGGACCGCGAGGAGTGGCGCTTCGGGTTCTACGAGGCCCTCGCGGACAAGTCCGTACTGATCATCGGCTACGGAGCGGTCGGCGCGGCCATCGAGGACCGGCTCGCCCCCTTCGAGTGCGAGCGGATCGTCCGGGTCGCGCGGACGGCGCGCACCACGGCGCGCGGGCCGGTGCACGCCCTCGCCGAGCTGCCCCAACTCCTGCCCGGGGCCGACGTGGTGATCCTTTCCACACCTCTCACGGAGGAGACGAGGGGGCTCGCGGGCGCGGAGTTCCTCGGCCGCATGAAGGACGGCGCGCTGCTCGTGAACGTGGCCCGCGGACCCGTCGTCGACACCAAGTCCCTTCTCGCGGAGGTGGAGTCGGGCCGGCTGCGCGCCGCGCTGGACGTCACCGATCCGGAACCGCTGCCTTCAGGCCATCCGCTCTGGCATGCTCCGGGGGTCCTGATCACACCCCATGTGGGCGGAAGCAGCTCGGCGTTCGAGCCGCGGGCCAAGCGCCTGGTGGCCCGTCAGCTCCGGAAGTTCGCCGCCGGAGAGCCCGTGGACAACACGGTGTTGATCACGGAATAG
- a CDS encoding aldo/keto reductase, with protein MERRSIGAGALTVGAVGLGCMPMSGAYAPSRRRREDSLLTVHTALDLGANLLDTADLYGPYTNELLLGRVLRERRADAFVSAKAGLRADGVHVVADGRPGYLRRACDASLRRLRTDVIDLYQLHRVDPDVPVEESWGALAELVGAGKVRALGFCALGAGTGPGAGRRGDPAYETTVRHLERAQQVFPVSAVQAELSVWSPQAAWRLLPWCAARGVGFLAAMPLGSGFLTGTLVPGEGFEPEDVRARHPRFTAYAMAANQVLVAGLRRVARRHGDGVTAAQVALAWVLAQGPQVVPVPGAGQARWAAENAGAAQVRLTAEDLVELAELPVPMGA; from the coding sequence GTGGAGCGCAGGTCGATCGGGGCGGGGGCGCTGACGGTGGGTGCCGTCGGCCTCGGCTGCATGCCGATGAGCGGGGCGTACGCGCCTTCGCGAAGGCGGCGCGAGGACTCGCTGCTCACCGTGCACACGGCCCTCGACCTGGGGGCGAACCTGCTCGACACCGCCGATCTGTACGGCCCCTACACCAACGAGCTGCTGCTCGGCCGGGTGCTGCGCGAGCGCCGCGCCGACGCCTTCGTGTCCGCGAAGGCGGGGCTGCGGGCCGACGGGGTGCACGTGGTGGCCGACGGGCGCCCCGGGTACCTGCGGCGGGCCTGCGACGCCTCGCTGCGGCGGCTGCGCACCGACGTCATAGACCTGTACCAGCTGCACCGGGTGGACCCGGACGTGCCGGTCGAGGAGTCCTGGGGCGCGCTGGCGGAGCTGGTGGGCGCGGGGAAGGTGCGGGCGCTGGGCTTCTGCGCGCTGGGGGCGGGCACCGGGCCGGGCGCGGGGCGGCGCGGGGACCCCGCGTACGAGACGACCGTGCGGCACCTGGAGCGGGCGCAGCAGGTGTTCCCGGTGAGCGCGGTGCAGGCGGAGCTGTCGGTGTGGTCGCCGCAGGCGGCGTGGCGGCTGCTTCCGTGGTGCGCGGCGCGGGGGGTGGGTTTCCTGGCGGCGATGCCGCTGGGGAGCGGGTTCCTGACCGGGACGCTGGTCCCGGGCGAGGGGTTCGAGCCCGAGGACGTACGGGCCAGGCATCCGCGGTTCACGGCGTACGCGATGGCGGCGAACCAGGTGCTGGTGGCGGGGCTGCGGCGGGTCGCGCGGCGGCACGGGGACGGGGTCACGGCGGCGCAGGTGGCGCTGGCGTGGGTGCTGGCGCAGGGTCCGCAGGTGGTGCCGGTGCCCGGGGCCGGGCAGGCGCGCTGGGCGGCGGAGAACGCGGGGGCGGCACAGGTGCGGCTGACCGCCGAGGACCTGGTGGAGCTGGCGGAGCTGCCGGTGCCGATGGGGGCCTGA